A part of Anolis sagrei isolate rAnoSag1 chromosome 3, rAnoSag1.mat, whole genome shotgun sequence genomic DNA contains:
- the LOC132769866 gene encoding adiponectin — translation MKQRSRILFCSLALLVKLCCYLEVVAEEPPQQPTRESCANWMAGTPGYPGHNGAPGRDGRDGRDGEKGEKGEQGAPGPKGDSGTLGVAGAEGPRGASGLPGLPGPKGEKGDSATAYRSAFSVGLTTRVPYPNIPIKFTKIFYNEQNHYDPITGKFRCIIPGVYYFAYHLTVYASDVKVSLYKKDKAIIITYDKYEKNDVDQASGSVLLHVEVGDEVWLQVYGEEENNGVYADNVNDSTFMGFLLYPDVGYGQ, via the exons ATGAAACAAAGATCAAGGATCCTTTTCTGCTCACTGGCACTTCTGGTGAAACTTTGCTGTTACCTTGAAGTAGTTGCTGAGGAACCTCCCCAACAACCAACTAGAGAATCATGTGCCAATTGGATGGCGGGAACTCCAGGTTACCCAGGCCACAATGGAGCCCCAGGCAGAGATGGGAGAGATGGAAGGGATGgtgagaagggagagaaaggagaacaAG GTGCACCTGGCCCAAAAGGGGATAGCGGAACTTTAGGAGTTGCCGGAGCTGAAGGCCCTCGAGGAGCATCGGGGCTTCCTGGCCTCCCTGGGccgaaaggagaaaaaggagacagTGCTACTGCTTATCGATCTGCATTTAGTGTTGGCTTAACAACCAGAGTCCCCTATCCCAATATTCCCATCAAATTTACCAAGATCTTCTACAACGAGCAAAATCACTATGATCCAATAACCGGGAAGTTCCGATGCATCATCCCTGGAGTATACTATTTTGCATATCATCTCACAGTTTATGCCTCAGATGTGAAGGTCAGCTTGTATAAGAAAGACAAAGCAATCATCATTACTTATGATAAGTATGAGAAAAATGATGTTGATCAGGCATCTGGTTCTGTTTTACTCCATGTGGAAGTTGGAGATGAAGTTTGGCTTCAAGTGTATGGAGAAGAGGAAAACAATGGGGTCTATGCTGATAATGTTAATGATTCTACTTTTATGGGATTCCTGCTTTACCCAGATGTGGGCTATGGGCAATAG